CCGCCGCATCGAAAGCGACGAGAAGACCAAGGGCGGTCTGATCATTCCCGACAGCGCCAAGGAAAAGCCGGCAGAAGGCATGGTTGTCGCTTGTGGCGAAGGCGCACGCAAGGACAGCGGCGAGCTGATCGAGATGGGCGTCAAGGAAGGCGACCGCATCCTGTTCGGCAAGTGGTCGGGCACCGAAGTTTCGATCGACGGCGAAGAGCTGCTGATCATGAAGGAAAGCGACATCCTCGGCATCATCACCGATGCGAAGGCCGCGAAAGCCGCCTGAATCCCGGTCGTGATCGCCAACCAGACTTTTCAAGGAGAGTAAGCGATGTCTGCAAAAGACGTGAAATTCAACACCGACGCCCGCGGCAAGATGCTGAAAGGCGTCAATATCCTGGCCGATGCGGTCAAGGTGACCCTGGGCCCCAAGGGCCGCAACGTGGTTCTGGACAAGTCGTTCGGCGCGCCGCGCATCACCAAGGACGGTGTCTCTGTCGCCAAGGAAATCGAACTGGAAGACAAGTTCGAGAACATGGGCGCGCAGATGGTCAAGGAAGTGGCTCAGCGCACCAATGACGAGGCCGGCGACGGCACCACCACCGCCACCGTCCTGGCCGCCGCCATCATCCGCGAAGGCATGAAGTCGGTCGCAGCGGGCATGAACCCGATGGACCTCAAGCGCGGCATCGACCTGGCCACCGCCAAGGTCGTGCAGGCCATCAAGGACGCCGCCCGCCCGGTTTCCGACAGCGCCGAGGTTGCCCAGGTCGGCACCATTTCGGCCAACGGCGAGGCCGAGATCGGCCGCCAGATCGCCGATGCGATGCAGAAGGTCGGCAACGAGGGTGTCATCACCGTCGAAGAGAACAAGGGCCTCGAGACCGAGACCGACGTCGTGGAAGGCATGCAGTTCGACCGCGGCTACCTGAGCCCCTACTTCGTGACCAACGCCGACAAGATGACGGCCGAGCTCGAAGACTGCATGGTTCTGCTGCACGAGAAGAAGCTGTCGTCGCTGCAGCCGATGGTTCCGCTGCTCGAGCAGGTCATCCAGTCGCAGAAGCCGCTGCTGATCATTGCCGAGGACGTCGAAGGCGAAGCGCTGGCCACCCTGGTGGTCAACAAGCTGCGTGGCGGCCTGAAGATCGCCGCCGTCAAGGCGCCGGGCTTTGGTGATCGCCGCAAGGCCATGCTGCAGGACATCGCGATCCTGACCGGTGGCCAGGTGATCTCGGAAGACCTGGGCATGAAGCTGGAAAACGTCACCATCGACATGCTGGGTTCGGCCAAGAAGATCTCGATCACCAAGGACGAGACCACCATCGTCGACGGTGCCGGCGAGAAGGCCGAGATCGAAGCCCGCGTGGCCCAGATCCGCACCCAGATCGAAGAAACCACCAGCGATTACGACCGTGAAAAGCTGCAGGAACGCGTGGCCAAGCTGGCTGGCGGTGTCGCCGTCATCCGCGTTGGCGGCATGACCGAGGTCGAGGTGAAGGAGCGCAAGGACCGCGTCGACGACGCGCTGAACGCCACCCGCGCCGCCGTGCAGGAAGGCATCGTTGTCGGTGGCGGCGTCGCCCTGATCCAGGGCGCCAAGGCACTGTCCGGCCTGGAAGGTGTCAACAGCGACCAGAACGCCGGTATCGCCATCGTGCGCAAGGCGCTGGAAGCCCCGCTGCGCCAGATCGCCGAAAACGCCGGTGTGGACGGTTCGGTTGTGGCCGGCAAGATCCGCGAAAGCAACGACAACAAGTTCGGCTACAACGCGCAGACCGATGAATATGGCGACATGTTCAAGTTCGGCGTGATCGACCCGGCCAAGGTTGTCCGCACCGCGCTGGAAGACGCGGCTTCGGTTGCCGGTCTGCTGATCACCACCGAGGCGATGGTGGCCGACAAGCCCGCCAAGGAAGGCGCAGGCGCCGGCGGCGGCATGCCCGACATGGGCGGCATGGGCGGCATGATGTAAGGCGACTTCGCCTGGAAAAGTCTGCCAGACAACGGCAGTGCAAAGGCGCCTTCGGGCGCCTTTGTCATGTGCGGGTTTTCGTTTCGTGATGCCCGGCTGGCCGACCGGGGCAGGGCGCCGGGCGGCAGTCCGGTGTCACACGAGCCGAGCCGTCGGAACGACTGTCGACAAAGGTGCTTTCGGGTGCCACTGCGCGTTTCGACGCTCAAACTTCGGGCAGTTTTCGGCGCGATCGCGCCGCACTTGATCCGCCGCAACGGCCGATGCGGCGCGATGCGGTAGGGTTGCCGTGTTTCAACATGAAAAGGGAGAGGGCGATGCGACTGATCCCCCTGATGACCAGCCTGGCGCTGGTGGCGGCGCCGCTGGCGGCCGAAGACAGCGAGACGTTCCTGTTCGGTGGCGACGTGTTCCGTGCCGGACAGACCGTGATGATGGATGTCGCCGATGCCGATGACGTGTTCCTGGCCGGAGAGACCGTTTCAGTGACCGCGCCGATCACCGGCACGGCGCATATGGCCGGGCGCTGGCTGACGCTGCGCGCAGCGGTCGGTGACGGGCTGTATGCGGCGGGCCAGACCCTGAGCGTCGAAGCGCCCGTCACCGGAGACGCCTCGCTGGCCGGGCAGAAGATCGACATCCGCGAACCGGTTTCCGGCGACCTGCGGGTCTTCGGTTCGGAAATCACCATAGACGCGCCGGTTGCCGGATCGCTGGTGGCCGCCGGTGAATTCGTGTCGCTGAACGCGGCCGTCGATGGCGACATGGCCGTCACGGCGCGCAGCCTGGATTTCGGAACGGGCGCGGCGATTGCCGGCCAACTGATCCTGTTCGAAGAAGATCCGGGCACGCTGGAGATCCCGGAAAGCGTCGCGCCGGCGGACCGGATCGACCGCCGCGAGATCGAAGCCTGGGAGCGCGATTACGCCCGCTACAACCCGGTGCGGCCGCGCAACGTGGTGCTGTCCTTCCTGACGGGTGTGCTGATCGTCACCGTCGTGGCGGCCGCCGTGGCGGCATTGGCGCCCGAAACCATGGCGCGGTTGCGCCGGACGGTGCTGGATGCTCCGGGCCGCAGCCTGGCGACCGGCTTCGTGACCGTGTCGGCCCTGGTCGGGTCGGGGATCGTTCTGGGACTGACCCTGATCGGGCTTCTCCTGCTGCCCGCCGCGATCTTTCTCGCGCTGGCCGCCGGCTTTGCCGGCTATGTCATCGGCGCCTATGCGCTTGGTGTCGGTATCCTGTCGGCTTCGGGGCGGCATGATCCCGCCAGCACCGGCGACCGGGCGCTGGCGGCGGGTGTGGGCGCATTGGCGGCCGGGCTGGTCGGGCTGGTGCCGTTCGTGGGCTGGCTGGCGATGGTGGCGCTTGTGCTGGCGGGGGCGGGCGCGCTGTGCATCCAGATCCTGCGGCCGCGGCTGTTCAGCCCTGTCTGAGGACTTGTGCCGGACCGGGCGTTGCGCTTTCTAGGCGTCATGGCCGGGCCCGACACGACATTCGAGACACCGTTCTGGCAGGCCGGCAAGCTGGTCGCCGGGGTCGACGAGGTGGGCCGCGGTCCGCTGGCCGGGCCGGTTGTGGCCGCGGCGGTGCTGCTGGACCCCGCGCGCATCCCCGATGGCCTGAACGATTCCAAGACACTGAGCGCGGCACGCCGCGACACGCTGGCCGTGGCGCTGCAGGATTGCGCGACGGTGTCCGTCGCACAGGCCAGCGTCGAGGAGATCGACGCGATCAACATCCTGCAAGCCAGCCTGCTGGCCATGCAACGCGCGATCGACGGGCTGCCGCGCGTTCCCGATCACGTGCTGGTCGACGGCAACCGTTTGCCGCGCCTTGCCATGCCCGCCACGCCGATCGTCAGGGGGGACAGCCGGTCGGTATCGATCGCCGCGGCGTCAATTGTGGCCAAAACGTGGCGGGATCGTGTCATGAAAGAGATCGCGACACAGTTCCCGGGTTACGGATGGGAAACCAACGCCGGATATCCGACGAAAAGTCACAAAACCGCGCTTCAAAATCTGGGGATAACCCCTCACCATAGGCGGTCGTTCAAACCCGTGTACAATATCTTGTATCAAGAGAAAAACGTAACCGACTGATTCAAAAAAGAAATTGACCGGGATTCGGCTTTGACTCAGATTCGTCTCAACCAACGAGGGTGAAAACACCCCGGGGACAGAGGCAGACGATGACCAAGATGACGAACGTGTCGGGGGCCAAGGCCCTTCCGCTGAATACGATCCTGTCCGGCGATTGCGTCGAGGTGATGAACGGTCTTCCCGAGGCATCGGTCGACCTGGTCTTTGCGGATCCGCCCTACAACCTCCAGCTCAAGGGCGAGTTGCACCGCCCCGACAATTCCCGCGTCGATGCCGTCGACGATCATTGGGACCAGTTTTCCAGTTTCGCCGCCTACGATGCGTTCACCCAAGACTGGTTGAAGGCGGCGCGCCGGTTGCTCAAGCCCGACGGGGCGATCTGGGTGATCGGCTCTTACCACAACATCTTTCGGGTCGGTGCCGCGCTGCAGGACGCGGGATTCTGGATCCTGAACGATGTGGTGTGGCGCAAGTCGAACCCGATGCCGAATTTCCGCGGCAAGCGGTTCACCAACGCGCACGAGACGATGATCTGGGCGTCGAAATCCGAAGGCGCGAAATACACCTTCAACTACGAGGCGCTGAAGGCGCTGAACGAAGGCATCCAGATGCGCAGCGACTGGGTCCTGCCGATCTGCAACGGCGGCGAGCGGCTGAAGGACGCCAATGGCGACAAGGCGCATCCGACGCAAAAGCCCGAGGGGCTGCTGCACCGGGTGCTGGTCGGTTCGACCAGGCCGGGCGATGTGGTGCTCGACCCGTTCTTCGGCACCGGCACGACCGGGGCGGTGGCCAAGATGCTGGGCCGCGACTGGATCGGGATCGAGCGCGAGGCCGGCTATCGCGAGGTCGCGGCCAAACGCATCGCCAAGGTTCGCGCGTTCGACAAGGGCGCGCTGGAGGTCAGCCAGTCGAGACGGTCCGAGCCGCGCGTGCCCTTCGGACAACTGGTGGAACGCGGCATGCTGCGCCCCGGCGAGATGCTGGTCAATGCACGCGGCCAGATGGCCAAGGTGCGCGCCGATGGCACGCTGGTGGGCAATGACGTGACGGGATCCATCCACCAGGTCGGCGCGCAATTGGAAGGCGCGCCCAGCTGCAACGGCTGGACCTACTGGCATTTCCGCCGCGACGGCAAGGTGGTGCCGATCGACGTGCTGCGCCAGCAGATCCGCGCCGAAATGCGCGAGACGTGATTTCCGGATAACCACAAGTCAACCGCCCGTGCCCTGTACCGCACAGGGGCACGAACTCGCCCCGTCTGATCCGTCAGGCGGGGCTTTTTTCCTGTTGGACATACGGTTGCCCTTGCGCCCGGATTTCCGCCGAGTCAGAATGGAATTGTTATGTTATCACGTATTGATCCATGTCCCAGGTTCGCTCCAGCCTTGCGCGCCATCGCCGTCCCGGCAACGATCTGACCCGTTTCGACTCGCTGCCCGCGCCGCTGCGTCGCTGGATGGCACAGGCGGCCTTGCCATGGTCTGCGCGGTCGTGCTGGCGGATCTGGTCGGATGTGCACCGCCGGGGCGGCGGCGAGCGGGAAGCCCTTGAGCGTCTGGCGCTGGCCGAAAGGCGCACCCTGCAGCGCGACACGCTGAGCGGCCATTGACGCGGCGTCTTGTCGTTCCGACGAAATCCACCTAGGCGGTCTGCATGGATATGCGCGCGATCTTTCTGGGGCTGGCCTTTGCGTTGATGTGGTCGTCGGCCTTTACGTCGGCACGAATCATCGTCGCGGCCGCGCCGCCGATGTCGGCCTTGTCACTGCGGTTTCTGCTGTCGGGGCTGATCGCCATCGGCCTGGCACTGGCCCTGGGACAGAGCTGGCGGCTGACCCGGTCGCAGTGGCGGTCGACCGTGGTGTTTGGTATCTGCCAGAACGCGCTTTACCTTGGTCTCTATTTCATCGCGATGCAGACGATCGAGGCGTCTCTGGCGGCGATCATCGCCTCGACCATGCCGTTGCTGGTGGCGCTGTCGGGCTGGCTGTTGCTGGGCCAGCGCGTGGCGCCGCTGGGCCTGGCCGGGTTGGTGGCCGGATTTGCAG
This sequence is a window from Thalassococcus arenae. Protein-coding genes within it:
- a CDS encoding co-chaperone GroES; translation: MAFKPLHDRVLVRRIESDEKTKGGLIIPDSAKEKPAEGMVVACGEGARKDSGELIEMGVKEGDRILFGKWSGTEVSIDGEELLIMKESDILGIITDAKAAKAA
- the groL gene encoding chaperonin GroEL (60 kDa chaperone family; promotes refolding of misfolded polypeptides especially under stressful conditions; forms two stacked rings of heptamers to form a barrel-shaped 14mer; ends can be capped by GroES; misfolded proteins enter the barrel where they are refolded when GroES binds), producing the protein MSAKDVKFNTDARGKMLKGVNILADAVKVTLGPKGRNVVLDKSFGAPRITKDGVSVAKEIELEDKFENMGAQMVKEVAQRTNDEAGDGTTTATVLAAAIIREGMKSVAAGMNPMDLKRGIDLATAKVVQAIKDAARPVSDSAEVAQVGTISANGEAEIGRQIADAMQKVGNEGVITVEENKGLETETDVVEGMQFDRGYLSPYFVTNADKMTAELEDCMVLLHEKKLSSLQPMVPLLEQVIQSQKPLLIIAEDVEGEALATLVVNKLRGGLKIAAVKAPGFGDRRKAMLQDIAILTGGQVISEDLGMKLENVTIDMLGSAKKISITKDETTIVDGAGEKAEIEARVAQIRTQIEETTSDYDREKLQERVAKLAGGVAVIRVGGMTEVEVKERKDRVDDALNATRAAVQEGIVVGGGVALIQGAKALSGLEGVNSDQNAGIAIVRKALEAPLRQIAENAGVDGSVVAGKIRESNDNKFGYNAQTDEYGDMFKFGVIDPAKVVRTALEDAASVAGLLITTEAMVADKPAKEGAGAGGGMPDMGGMGGMM
- a CDS encoding ribonuclease HII, whose amino-acid sequence is MAGPDTTFETPFWQAGKLVAGVDEVGRGPLAGPVVAAAVLLDPARIPDGLNDSKTLSAARRDTLAVALQDCATVSVAQASVEEIDAINILQASLLAMQRAIDGLPRVPDHVLVDGNRLPRLAMPATPIVRGDSRSVSIAAASIVAKTWRDRVMKEIATQFPGYGWETNAGYPTKSHKTALQNLGITPHHRRSFKPVYNILYQEKNVTD
- a CDS encoding site-specific DNA-methyltransferase; protein product: MTKMTNVSGAKALPLNTILSGDCVEVMNGLPEASVDLVFADPPYNLQLKGELHRPDNSRVDAVDDHWDQFSSFAAYDAFTQDWLKAARRLLKPDGAIWVIGSYHNIFRVGAALQDAGFWILNDVVWRKSNPMPNFRGKRFTNAHETMIWASKSEGAKYTFNYEALKALNEGIQMRSDWVLPICNGGERLKDANGDKAHPTQKPEGLLHRVLVGSTRPGDVVLDPFFGTGTTGAVAKMLGRDWIGIEREAGYREVAAKRIAKVRAFDKGALEVSQSRRSEPRVPFGQLVERGMLRPGEMLVNARGQMAKVRADGTLVGNDVTGSIHQVGAQLEGAPSCNGWTYWHFRRDGKVVPIDVLRQQIRAEMRET
- a CDS encoding DUF6525 family protein, translated to MSQVRSSLARHRRPGNDLTRFDSLPAPLRRWMAQAALPWSARSCWRIWSDVHRRGGGEREALERLALAERRTLQRDTLSGH